In Musa acuminata AAA Group cultivar baxijiao chromosome BXJ2-3, Cavendish_Baxijiao_AAA, whole genome shotgun sequence, the following proteins share a genomic window:
- the LOC135607531 gene encoding putative invertase inhibitor — translation MRPSTICILLAVAVLLLHHHLLPGVEASVEKACRDAANSSPNINYDFCVAELLPYPGSGSADQKSLTVIAATLAKDKTTSASAKVKSLLARTSDPKTKQGLESCGSVYEDLFSDLNTSIPAIKEGHLVDARTYLSAAVDAPDTCEDGFKELKVPSPLTKEDSDLTQMCTIALAFTNMLG, via the coding sequence ATGAGGCCGTCCACCATCTGTATTCTCCTGGCGGTGGcagtcctcctcctccaccaccacctcctccccggGGTGGAGGCATCGGTTGAGAAGGCGTGCAGGGACGCGGCGAATAGCAGCCCCAATATCAACTATGACTTCTGCGTGGCGGAGCTCCTCCCGTACCCGGGGAGCGGGTCGGCGGACCAGAAGTCGCTGACGGTGATCGCGGCTACCTTGGCGAAGGACAAAACCACCAGCGCCAGCGCTAAGGTCAAGAGTTTGCTAGCCAGAACGAGTGATCCAAAGACGAAGCAGGGCTTGGAGTCTTGCGGGAGCGTCTACGAGGACCTGTTCTCCGACCTCAACACGTCCATCCCGGCCATCAAGGAGGGTCACCTGGTCGACGCCAGGACCTATCTTAGCGCCGCTGTGGACGCGCCCGACACCTGCGAGGACGGTTTCAAGGAGCTGAAGGTCCCCTCGCCCTTGACCAAGGAGGACTCCGACTTGACGCAGATGTGCACTATTGCTTTAGCCTTCACCAATATGCTGGGGTGA